From Rhodamnia argentea isolate NSW1041297 chromosome 10, ASM2092103v1, whole genome shotgun sequence, a single genomic window includes:
- the LOC115730691 gene encoding rho GTPase-activating protein 68F — protein MASSSSDDFSVVVLASDLGIDARPFLSKQPAGSPSEIAEEDGGDDWHDCSQDLSHDEDFSDLEFLQFFRLQGSDKAGNRIFRIVGKYFPAPVVSGERLRKYVFHKICSELSEGPFSIVYMHSTVQKEDNSPGISILRWIYEDLPVEIKERLQLVYFVHPGIRSRLVFATLGRLFLSGGLYWKIKYVSRLQYLWDDIKRGEIEIPDFVQEHDDILEHRPLTDYGIEPDPFYLTEVPNTAYPFGRYEDRWATREYAS, from the exons ATGGCGAGCTCGTCGTCCGATGATTTCTCCGTCGTCGTGCTGGCGTCCGACCTCGGGATCGACGCGCGTCCGTTCCTCTCGAAGCAGCCGGCGGGCTCGCCGTCCGAGATCGCGGAGGAGGACGGCGGCGACGATTGGCACGATTGCTCTCAGGATCTCTCCCATGACGAAGACTTCTCCGACCTCGAATTCCTCCAGTTCTTTAGGCTCCAAGGCTCCGACAAGGCTGGCAACCGAATTTTCCGCATCGTCGGCAAGTACTTCCCTG CTCCCGTGGTGAGTGGAGAACGGCTCCGGAAGTATGTTTTTCATAAGATATGCAGTGAGCTTTCTGAAGGGCCGTTTAGCATTGTTTACATGCATAGTACTGTGCAAAAGGAGGATAATTCTCCAGGCATATCTATCTTGAGGTGGATCTATGAAGACCTCCCTGTGGAAATTAAGGAGAGACTTCAACTTGTTTATTTTGTCCACCCTGGAATTCGTTCAAGACTGGTCTTTGCCACCCTTGGTCGGTTATTCTTAAGTGGAGG GTTATATTGGAAAATCAAGTATGTAAGCCGCCTGCAATACCTGTGGGACGACATCAAAAGGGGAGAGATAGAAATCCCAGACTTTGTCCAAGAGCATGATGACATTCTTGAGCATAGACCGCTCACAGATTATGGCATTGAGCCAGACCCTTTTTATTTAACCGAGGTGCCTAACACAGCCTACCCCTTTGGGAGGTACGAAGACAGATGGGCAACAAGGGAGTATGCGTCTTGA